Proteins found in one Amycolatopsis umgeniensis genomic segment:
- a CDS encoding amidohydrolase family protein, whose amino-acid sequence MQRRFHAPVVLPADPACSLLRDAVVDVDETGRITHVGPFSGAPETSAPVTRLSGILLPGLVNAHAHSPMTLLRGMGGDLPLLRWLTEIIWPAEAKLKPADIRTGMMLGSVEMLRHGVTTSAEMYFESEQLADAVLTTGGRVVLGPPIMELPGMDWRAMLKGIERWIDTDGLRFGPGERIEVGYGPHSAYMLNEEALRATAESAAERGALVQIHVAEAALEDVKQREVHGSVPALLEKVGMLRGRTLAAHAIHLSDEDIALFAARGVGVAHCPGSNAKLASGIARVTELRKAGVAIGLGTDGPASNDDIDLWEELQLSAMFARLATGDSTVLTAADAFLLGTRGSAEALGRNDIGALENGRWADMVHVDLDDPAFAAGLDVPDEQLLSNLVWAAGSRRVRDVWVAGEQVVGDGESLRVDRTKVQAEVAETSARLRS is encoded by the coding sequence ATGCAACGCCGTTTTCATGCTCCTGTCGTTCTCCCCGCCGACCCCGCTTGCTCGTTGCTGCGTGACGCCGTGGTCGACGTGGACGAGACGGGGCGCATCACCCATGTCGGCCCCTTCTCAGGGGCTCCCGAAACGTCCGCTCCCGTGACCCGGTTGAGCGGCATCCTCCTGCCCGGGCTGGTCAACGCGCACGCGCACAGCCCGATGACGCTGCTGCGCGGAATGGGCGGCGACCTGCCGCTGCTGCGGTGGCTGACCGAGATCATCTGGCCGGCCGAGGCGAAGCTGAAACCCGCCGACATCCGCACCGGCATGATGCTGGGCTCGGTCGAAATGCTGCGGCACGGTGTCACGACCAGCGCGGAGATGTACTTCGAAAGCGAGCAGCTCGCCGACGCGGTGCTCACCACCGGTGGCCGGGTGGTGCTGGGCCCGCCGATCATGGAACTGCCGGGGATGGACTGGCGCGCGATGCTGAAGGGCATCGAACGCTGGATCGACACCGACGGCCTCCGGTTCGGCCCCGGCGAGCGGATCGAGGTCGGCTACGGTCCGCACTCGGCGTACATGCTGAACGAAGAGGCGCTGCGGGCGACCGCGGAATCGGCGGCGGAACGCGGCGCGCTGGTGCAGATCCACGTGGCCGAGGCGGCGCTCGAAGACGTCAAGCAGCGTGAAGTGCACGGCTCGGTGCCCGCGCTGCTGGAGAAGGTCGGGATGCTGCGGGGCCGGACGCTGGCCGCGCACGCCATCCACCTTTCCGACGAGGACATCGCGCTGTTCGCCGCGCGCGGGGTCGGGGTGGCGCACTGCCCGGGCTCGAACGCGAAGCTCGCTTCGGGCATCGCACGAGTGACGGAACTTCGGAAGGCAGGCGTCGCCATCGGGCTGGGCACGGACGGCCCGGCGTCGAACGACGACATCGACCTGTGGGAAGAACTGCAGCTCTCGGCGATGTTCGCGCGGCTCGCGACCGGCGACTCGACCGTGCTGACCGCGGCCGACGCTTTCCTGCTCGGCACCCGCGGAAGCGCGGAAGCGCTGGGCCGGAACGACATCGGCGCGCTGGAAAACGGCCGGTGGGCGGACATGGTGCACGTCGACCTCGACGACCCGGCCTTCGCGGCGGGCCTCGACGTCCCCGACGAGCAGCTGCTCTCGAACCTGGTGTGGGCCGCGGGCTCGCGCCGCGTGCGCGACGTGTGGGTGGCGGGCGAACAGGTCGTCGGCGACGGCGAATCCCTGCGCGTGGACCGCACAAAGGTGCAAGCCGAAGTAGCCGAAACCTCTGCGCGGCTGCGCTCTTAA
- a CDS encoding ATP-binding cassette domain-containing protein translates to MVDPQWTGQPVLSGRGLVKQYGTQYALAGIDIDIQAGDAVAIVGPSGSGKTSLLHVLAGILRADAGQIFLAGQRVDQLNERKRSELRRTEFGFVFQSGMLVAELSAEENVALPSLLSGKGRKESIEAGREWLAKLGLAGKEKRRPGELSGGEAQRVAIARALTHRPKVIFADEPTGALDTRTGRATMDALLSAAADSGAAVIVVTHDRELAEAMPRTVSIRDGLIATRLAA, encoded by the coding sequence GTGGTAGATCCACAGTGGACAGGGCAGCCGGTGCTTTCGGGCCGTGGGCTGGTGAAGCAGTACGGCACGCAGTACGCGCTGGCCGGGATCGACATCGACATCCAGGCGGGTGACGCGGTCGCCATCGTCGGGCCCTCCGGCTCGGGCAAGACGTCCCTGCTGCACGTGCTCGCCGGGATTCTCCGCGCCGACGCCGGACAGATCTTCCTGGCCGGGCAGCGGGTCGACCAGCTCAACGAGCGCAAACGCAGCGAACTGCGGCGCACCGAGTTCGGCTTCGTGTTCCAGTCCGGCATGCTCGTCGCCGAGCTGAGCGCCGAAGAGAACGTCGCGCTGCCGTCGCTGCTGAGTGGCAAGGGCCGCAAGGAATCCATCGAGGCAGGCCGCGAATGGCTGGCGAAGCTCGGGCTCGCGGGCAAGGAGAAGCGCCGCCCCGGTGAGCTTTCCGGTGGTGAGGCGCAGCGCGTCGCGATCGCACGCGCGTTGACGCACCGGCCGAAGGTGATCTTCGCCGACGAGCCGACCGGCGCGCTCGACACCCGCACCGGCCGCGCCACCATGGACGCGCTGCTCTCCGCGGCCGCCGACAGCGGTGCCGCGGTGATCGTCGTGACGCACGACCGCGAACTCGCCGAAGCCATGCCGCGCACC
- a CDS encoding SdrD B-like domain-containing protein: protein MKRALVLMTAGTLLLSASAFPARAQAPAVPSGCTGGAAPNPSVEQGSPPTGYTFNPAAPVPTSTPKSKRPRLSTMGGYQQDGGKYALISTPDKMVSTAYAAMKFVPGAVYTLTDWTGTNDDNLRRADAVQETGLRFFDASNKVVLENKLKVTHAVETDGKLARQDFPPSTAPPSASSVKFFAATDRNWVMWDCVHLQVASFSAKAEVRDPASGAWGATATLEAGTTANYRFTVTNDGTTTLADIKVEDPYCDVKPTPIASLDGGKSATVTCDHKNVTEADNGRVNTVTVSSGKLPKKTATTTIKVTPPPAIDEIGEFVWNDVDRNGLQDPAEQGVPGVKVTLKDASGTALGTLTTDAAGKYRFTKLKDGIYQVCFDISALPPEFAGYTYTAKDAGDDAKDSDADPATGCTATTTVGPRKRLDLTLAAGLNAPMSKLGDFVWLDKDKDGLQTRDELGVPDVKVTLKDAAAKEVASTVTGPDGRYVFERVLQGSYQVCFDAGARQLTRSGAAQYNGTDSAADPATGCTPVTKLGAPEDLTRDAGLLEP, encoded by the coding sequence GTGAAAAGGGCACTGGTGTTGATGACGGCCGGGACACTCCTGCTGAGCGCGAGCGCTTTTCCCGCGCGGGCGCAGGCTCCGGCCGTCCCGTCCGGCTGCACCGGCGGCGCCGCGCCGAACCCGAGCGTGGAGCAGGGCAGCCCGCCCACCGGGTACACCTTCAACCCGGCCGCCCCGGTGCCGACCAGCACCCCGAAGAGCAAGCGGCCCCGGCTGTCGACCATGGGCGGCTACCAGCAGGACGGCGGCAAGTACGCCCTGATCTCGACGCCCGACAAGATGGTCAGCACCGCCTACGCGGCGATGAAGTTCGTCCCCGGCGCCGTCTACACCCTCACCGACTGGACAGGCACGAACGACGACAACCTCCGTCGCGCGGACGCCGTCCAGGAAACGGGACTGCGGTTCTTCGACGCGTCGAACAAGGTCGTCCTGGAGAACAAACTCAAGGTCACGCACGCCGTCGAGACCGACGGCAAACTGGCGAGGCAGGACTTCCCGCCGTCGACGGCCCCGCCGTCGGCAAGCTCGGTGAAGTTCTTCGCCGCCACCGACCGCAACTGGGTCATGTGGGACTGCGTGCACCTGCAGGTCGCGTCGTTCTCGGCGAAGGCGGAGGTGCGGGATCCGGCGAGCGGTGCCTGGGGCGCCACGGCCACCCTCGAGGCGGGCACCACCGCGAACTACCGGTTCACGGTGACCAACGACGGCACCACGACACTGGCCGACATCAAGGTCGAAGACCCGTATTGCGACGTGAAGCCCACCCCGATCGCGAGTCTCGACGGCGGCAAGTCCGCGACGGTGACCTGTGACCACAAGAACGTCACCGAAGCGGACAACGGCCGCGTCAACACCGTGACCGTCTCCAGCGGCAAGCTGCCGAAGAAGACCGCGACCACGACCATCAAGGTCACCCCGCCGCCCGCGATCGACGAGATCGGGGAGTTCGTCTGGAACGACGTCGACCGGAACGGTCTGCAGGATCCCGCGGAGCAGGGTGTCCCGGGGGTGAAGGTGACGTTGAAGGACGCGTCGGGCACCGCACTCGGCACGCTCACCACGGACGCCGCCGGCAAGTACCGCTTCACCAAGCTGAAGGACGGCATCTACCAGGTCTGCTTCGACATCAGCGCGCTTCCGCCCGAGTTCGCGGGCTACACCTACACGGCGAAGGACGCGGGTGACGACGCGAAGGACTCGGACGCCGATCCGGCGACAGGCTGCACCGCGACCACCACGGTCGGCCCCCGCAAACGCCTGGACCTGACCCTGGCCGCGGGCTTGAACGCGCCGATGAGCAAACTGGGCGACTTCGTCTGGCTGGACAAGGACAAGGACGGCCTGCAGACCCGCGACGAACTCGGCGTCCCGGACGTGAAGGTGACTTTGAAGGACGCTGCCGCGAAGGAGGTCGCCTCGACCGTGACCGGGCCGGACGGGCGGTACGTCTTCGAACGCGTGCTTCAGGGCTCGTACCAGGTGTGCTTCGACGCCGGGGCCCGGCAACTGACCCGGTCCGGCGCCGCGCAGTACAACGGAACAGATTCGGCGGCGGATCCCGCGACAGGATGCACGCCGGTGACCAAGCTGGGGGCGCCGGAGGATCTGACCAGGGACGCGGGGCTGCTCGAGCCATGA
- a CDS encoding methyltransferase domain-containing protein, with protein sequence MTSHLDATRDSYDTVAEDYAVRVGQLFDQEPIGRAMLAAFAEQVRGPVVDVGCGPGHVTAHLASLGLDVSGVDLSPKMVEIARRQYPDLRFSVGSMTALDLPDGELGGLVAWWSIFHLPPEVLPALFAEFRRTLAPGGRLLVGFHVGDERLSPEKAYGHPVTYDAYLLDPGRVAGLLAQAGFEVAARLTMEGRKLPQACLAARAV encoded by the coding sequence GTGACCTCTCATCTCGATGCCACCCGCGATTCCTACGACACCGTCGCCGAGGACTACGCCGTCCGCGTCGGGCAGCTCTTCGACCAGGAGCCGATCGGTCGCGCCATGCTCGCCGCGTTCGCCGAGCAGGTGCGCGGCCCGGTCGTCGATGTCGGCTGCGGTCCGGGTCATGTCACCGCTCACCTGGCGTCGCTCGGCCTCGACGTCAGCGGTGTCGATCTGTCGCCGAAAATGGTCGAGATCGCCCGCCGCCAGTACCCGGACCTGCGGTTCTCCGTCGGCTCGATGACCGCCCTCGACCTCCCGGACGGCGAGCTGGGCGGCCTCGTCGCCTGGTGGTCGATCTTCCATCTGCCGCCCGAGGTGCTTCCGGCGTTGTTCGCGGAGTTCCGCCGCACGCTCGCGCCCGGTGGCCGTCTGCTGGTCGGATTCCACGTCGGCGACGAGCGGCTGAGCCCGGAGAAGGCGTACGGCCACCCCGTCACCTACGACGCGTACCTGCTGGACCCCGGCCGGGTCGCCGGCCTGCTGGCCCAGGCGGGGTTCGAGGTCGCCGCGCGGCTGACCATGGAAGGGAGGAAGCTACCGCAAGCCTGCCTGGCGGCCCGCGCGGTTTGA
- a CDS encoding sensor histidine kinase, with amino-acid sequence MTAGPSQNKFSARASALARRIGMPAVILLAAFAFDLAFITDAAFDDAGPRFIDLLLFPAIFGMVFCALWAQKRAAVAAVAASVVLVGYTLVVRYFHIPTYSSVLANLSITEVVAGVEILFYAARRTRPGVAFAVISGLVLATLTAVSGRYTEGLSGGTMAQAMLFGGILLGGTLVFAIPGRDRMTNPKRYEKLQKLNKLVMGQWPLIGMLSIALLLEFTFTYASRAHGLPILVCSIIAAVIAVAAPRRPADAMVALTAVMLLSAMVTPFLRLRYDYPTPGGVPGTQIVAGMGLVITLVRAVGLAKATSRIGALSAVVAGACILNTGRPTPTLMTDPDNIASFAVAGVLLLGISVAVGLALRSRDSERTQVIQSAISDAQTSERMALARELHDVVAHHVTGIVVQAQAAKMMGEKNPQVAVEAMGRIEDAGVEALAAMRRLVRSMRGDAPAGSSEFSEQATTDLAADLRTLIERSNHGVKTSMKLELPPNVPHEVGRSALRLVQESLTNVGKHASGAKEALVIAEVTGAELHLQVTDDGREPHGRPAGGSGGYGLIGMRERVALLHGRLSAGRAPGGGWRVEAWLPLEGEE; translated from the coding sequence GTGACAGCAGGTCCATCCCAGAACAAGTTCTCCGCACGGGCGAGTGCGCTCGCGCGCCGTATCGGCATGCCCGCGGTGATCCTGCTGGCCGCGTTCGCGTTCGACCTGGCCTTCATCACCGACGCCGCCTTCGACGACGCCGGCCCGCGGTTCATCGACCTCCTGCTGTTCCCCGCCATCTTCGGGATGGTGTTCTGCGCGCTCTGGGCGCAGAAACGCGCCGCTGTCGCCGCCGTCGCCGCCTCGGTCGTACTGGTGGGTTACACGCTGGTCGTCCGGTACTTCCACATCCCGACCTATTCGAGTGTGCTCGCGAACCTGTCCATCACCGAGGTGGTGGCGGGGGTGGAGATCCTGTTCTACGCCGCGCGCCGGACGCGGCCGGGGGTCGCGTTCGCGGTGATCTCCGGCTTGGTGCTGGCCACCTTGACCGCGGTGTCCGGCCGGTACACGGAAGGGCTGTCGGGCGGCACCATGGCGCAGGCGATGCTGTTCGGCGGCATCCTGCTGGGCGGCACGCTGGTCTTCGCGATTCCCGGGCGCGACCGCATGACGAATCCGAAGCGCTACGAGAAGCTGCAGAAGCTCAACAAGCTGGTGATGGGCCAATGGCCGCTCATCGGCATGCTGAGCATCGCGCTGCTCCTGGAATTCACGTTCACCTACGCCAGCCGGGCGCACGGACTGCCCATCCTGGTCTGCTCGATCATCGCCGCGGTCATCGCGGTCGCGGCACCGCGGCGACCGGCTGACGCGATGGTCGCGCTCACCGCGGTCATGCTGCTTTCGGCGATGGTGACGCCGTTCCTCCGGCTCCGCTACGACTACCCGACTCCGGGCGGGGTGCCGGGGACGCAGATCGTCGCCGGGATGGGGCTGGTCATCACCCTGGTCCGCGCGGTCGGGCTCGCCAAGGCCACGTCACGGATCGGCGCGCTGTCCGCGGTGGTGGCGGGCGCCTGCATCCTCAACACCGGGCGGCCGACACCGACCCTGATGACCGACCCCGACAACATCGCCAGCTTCGCGGTCGCCGGAGTGCTGCTGCTCGGTATCTCGGTGGCGGTCGGCCTGGCGCTGCGTTCGCGGGATTCGGAGCGGACGCAGGTCATCCAGTCGGCGATCAGCGACGCGCAGACGTCGGAGCGGATGGCGCTGGCGCGGGAACTGCACGACGTCGTCGCCCACCACGTCACGGGGATCGTCGTCCAGGCACAGGCGGCGAAGATGATGGGCGAGAAGAACCCGCAGGTCGCGGTCGAAGCGATGGGCCGGATCGAGGACGCCGGGGTGGAGGCGCTCGCGGCGATGCGACGGCTCGTGCGGAGTATGCGCGGCGACGCCCCGGCCGGGAGCAGCGAGTTCAGCGAGCAGGCCACCACCGATCTCGCCGCCGACCTGCGGACGCTGATCGAACGGTCGAACCACGGTGTGAAGACGTCGATGAAGCTCGAGCTGCCGCCGAACGTGCCGCACGAGGTCGGGCGGTCGGCGTTGCGGCTGGTGCAGGAGTCGCTGACGAACGTCGGCAAACACGCGTCCGGCGCGAAGGAGGCGCTGGTGATCGCCGAGGTGACCGGGGCGGAACTGCACCTCCAGGTGACCGATGACGGACGCGAGCCCCACGGCCGTCCGGCCGGCGGGTCGGGCGGCTACGGTCTGATCGGGATGCGCGAACGCGTCGCCCTGCTGCACGGCCGGCTCTCCGCCGGGCGGGCGCCGGGCGGCGGCTGGCGAGTCGAAGCGTGGCTACCACTTGAAGGAGAAGAGTGA
- a CDS encoding response regulator, protein MIRVLIADDQDMVRIGFRMILDAQDDIEVVADVADGVSAVAKARELRPDVCLLDIRMPGIDGLEVTKQLAGPDVVDPLKVVVVTTFDLDEYVHTALRNGASGFLLKDAGPALLIEAVRAAARGDALVSPQITVRLLKHFDGGTVKRDVSPPSEPLTARELDVVKAAAKGLTNTEIGAELFLSLSTVKTHLASVQGKVGARNRVEIAAWAWRSGVVD, encoded by the coding sequence GTGATCCGGGTATTGATCGCCGACGACCAGGACATGGTGCGGATCGGCTTCCGGATGATCCTGGACGCTCAGGACGACATCGAAGTGGTCGCCGACGTGGCGGACGGCGTCTCGGCGGTGGCGAAGGCGCGCGAACTGCGGCCGGACGTCTGCCTGCTGGACATCCGCATGCCCGGGATCGACGGGCTCGAGGTCACCAAGCAGCTGGCGGGCCCGGACGTCGTCGATCCGCTGAAGGTGGTCGTGGTCACGACCTTCGATCTCGACGAGTACGTGCACACCGCGCTGCGGAACGGCGCCAGCGGTTTCCTGCTGAAGGACGCCGGGCCCGCGCTGCTGATCGAAGCGGTGCGCGCGGCCGCGCGCGGGGACGCGCTGGTGTCGCCGCAGATCACCGTGCGGCTGCTGAAGCATTTCGACGGCGGGACGGTGAAACGCGATGTCAGCCCGCCTTCGGAGCCGCTGACCGCGCGGGAGCTGGACGTGGTCAAGGCGGCCGCGAAGGGGCTGACGAACACCGAGATCGGGGCCGAGCTGTTCCTGTCGCTTTCGACGGTGAAGACGCATCTGGCGTCCGTGCAGGGCAAGGTCGGTGCGCGGAACCGGGTGGAGATCGCGGCTTGGGCGTGGCGCAGCGGGGTCGTGGACTAG
- a CDS encoding SDR family oxidoreductase, translating to MADLPLALVTGATRGIGAAVARALAPTHRLLLGGRDAHALGELADTLPGARAWPVELTDAEALEAATAEFGELDVLVHSAGVARLGTVETATDADWRANFEVNVLAVVTLTRQLLPALRASKGHVVVINSGAGQNARPGWGPYAASKFAVRAFADALRDEETTLRVTSIYPGRTDTEMQQTIIADEGRPYEPERFLRPDSVAAAVLAAVSATGDAHPTDVTLRPRGLI from the coding sequence ATGGCTGATCTTCCCCTCGCCCTCGTCACCGGCGCCACCCGCGGAATCGGTGCCGCCGTCGCCCGCGCGCTCGCCCCCACCCACCGTTTGCTGCTCGGCGGCCGCGACGCCCACGCGCTCGGTGAACTGGCGGACACGCTGCCCGGCGCTCGGGCCTGGCCGGTCGAGTTGACCGACGCCGAGGCACTGGAAGCGGCCACCGCGGAGTTCGGCGAACTGGACGTACTTGTGCACTCGGCAGGCGTCGCGCGGCTCGGCACCGTCGAGACCGCCACCGACGCCGACTGGCGGGCGAACTTCGAGGTCAACGTCCTCGCGGTCGTCACGCTGACCAGGCAACTCCTGCCCGCGCTGCGTGCCTCGAAAGGGCACGTCGTCGTGATCAACTCGGGCGCCGGTCAGAACGCGCGTCCGGGCTGGGGCCCGTACGCGGCGAGCAAATTCGCCGTCCGCGCCTTCGCCGACGCACTGCGAGACGAAGAAACCACACTGCGGGTGACGTCGATCTACCCCGGCCGCACGGACACCGAGATGCAGCAGACGATCATCGCCGACGAAGGCCGCCCGTACGAGCCGGAACGCTTCCTGCGCCCCGATTCCGTCGCGGCCGCCGTCCTCGCCGCGGTCTCCGCCACCGGTGACGCGCACCCCACCGACGTGACCCTCCGGCCGCGCGGCCTGATCTAA